The Daucus carota subsp. sativus chromosome 7, DH1 v3.0, whole genome shotgun sequence genome window below encodes:
- the LOC108195954 gene encoding uncharacterized protein LOC108195954: protein MFRQSPRRNQRNKGFKVKHALQICLFVAVSIWLLYQLQHSRNKKAATGDSTKISERLGYGNDNTKLGRKDLHPQFKGSADDVDRQKEDQEIESKTDEHEDDQEGAEEESETEEQKVESNESKDTDAQEEEIEEDKEQENRESEDESKESAEERNDNEKENVERNDETGYNKEAENKENESEDIQEKSNEDGDTTGNEDSKENVSEETLEKVNGEGDATNNEESKEGESEEKHEQSNGENDTMGNEDSKENGSEEKHQSSEENVTTGNEDSKENGSEEKHEESSEENVTTGNEDSKENGSEEKHEESSEENVTTGNEDGKENGSEEKHEESSEENDTTGNVESKEIQEKNTGEILSTNNEDNKENGNEEALEKNNGENVISNNEDGKENESEETQEKSNGENENIQEKNSDENETTGNGDSKEKGSEETPENGSGENVATNNEDSKENGSEETEQKSNEQNDTAENKDGKENGSEESEQKNNEQTDTAENGNGKENESEETRDKSNEENDHAENGESKENKVEEGESKGIEEEKLRNEKLIESKSTSEEHGETINDEKSTEAKEGETKSEDIGATENQVSGGNEGEAATDENHEGGEKASSELKTLNDSETQGEDKNSTSGGPEENNEGKELEETAKDNSEENQNGSGLNVTESAVFSKDDSAILLLGEGNSNTSLLEMAENSNQTTKATQSDEFNGKSEDSPGGNSESDPISDNSQNQSKTVENTGENNENPEETTKGDSTEPNLSPPVTTENQNPATEESTESMNNIEPVVDGQSANSSTTNNTGENSANSTEKENNSTVQSQNSDTGKETEEQHRSSGENANEVSGENNTSDSSTPAFIAEKEVSSNPNDSSDVSNKDEANSIPQDAKQAETDTNTLQESATEVNDNKVAAEK from the coding sequence ATGTTTAGGCAATCACCTCGAAGGAACCAGAGAAACAAAGGTTTTAAAGTAAAACATGCTCTCCAGATTTGCCTATTTGTAGCTGTTTCGATTTGGTTGCTCTATCAACTGCAGCACTCACGAAATAAGAAGGCTGCAACTGGAGATAGCACCAAAATCTCTGAAAGACTTGGTTATGGGAATGATAATACTAAGTTAGGGAGAAAGGATCTCCACCCCCAATTCAAGGGATCAGCAGATGACGTTGACCGGCAAAAGGAGGATCAAGAGATAGAGAGCAAGACTGACGAGCATGAAGATGATCAAGAGGGAGCAGAGGAAGAAAGTGAGACTGAAGAACAGAAAGTGGAGTCTAATGAGAGCAAAGATACAGATGCACAAGAAGAGGAGATTGAAGAAGACAAAGAACAGGAAAACAGAGAGTCTGAAGATGAAAGTAAGGAAAGTGCAGAAGAGAGAAATGATAATGAAAAAGAAAACGTTGAGAGGAATGATGAAACAGGATATAACAAAGAAGCAGAGAACAAAGAAAATGAAAGCGAAGACATCCAAGAAAAGAGCAATGAAGATGGTGACACCACAGGAAATGAAGATAGCAAAGAGAATGTAAGTGAAGAGACTTTAGAAAAGGTTAATGGAGAAGGTGATGctacaaataatgaagaaagcaAAGAGGGTGAAAGTGAAGAGAAGCATGAACAAAGCAACGGAGAAAATGACACCATGGGAAATGAAGATAGCAAAGAGAATGGAAGTGAAGAGAAGCATCAAAGCAGTGAAGAAAATGTCACCACGGGAAATGAAGATAGCAAAGAGAATGGAAGTGAAGAGAAGCATGAGGAAAGCAGTGAAGAAAATGTCACCACAGGAAATGAAGATAGCAAAGAGAACGGAAGTGAAGAGAAGCATGAGGAAAGCAGTGAAGAAAATGTCACCACAGGAAATGAAGATGGCAAAGAGAATGGAAGTGAAGAGAAGCATGAGGAAAGCAGTGAAGAAAATGACACCACGGGAAATGTGGAGAGCAAAGAGATCCAAGAAAAGAACACTGGTGAAATTCTTAGTACAAATAATGAAGATAACAAAGAGAATGGAAATGAAGAGGCCCTAGAAAAGAACAATGGAGAAAATGTTATCTCAAATAATGAAGATGGCAAAGAGAATGAAAGTGAAGAGACCCAAGAAAAGAGCAATGGAGAAAATGAAAATATCCAGGAAAAGAACAGTGACGAAAATGAGACAACAGGAAATGGAGATAGCAAAGAGAAGGGAAGTGAAGAGACTCCAGAAAATGGCTCTGGAGAAAATGTTGCTACTAATAATGAAGATAGCAAAGAGAATGGAAGCGAGGAGACTGAACAAAAGAGCAATGAACAAAATGATACTGCAGAAAATAAAGATGGCAAAGAGAATGGAAGTGAGGAGTCTGAACAAAAGAACAATGAACAAACTGACACCGCAGAAAATGGAAATGGCAAAGAGAATGAAAGTGAGGAGACCCGTGATAAGAGCAATGAAGAGAATGATCATGCGGAAAATGGGGAGAGCAAGGAGAACAAAGTAGAGGAAGGTGAAAGTAAGGGGATTGAAGAAGAGAAACTTAGAAATGAGAAGTTGATTGAGAGCAAATCAACTAGTGAGGAACATGGAGAGACTATCAATGATGAAAAGAGTACTGAAGCTAAGGAGGGAGAAACCAAATCCGAGGACATAGGTGCAACAGAGAACCAGGTGTCAGGTGGAAATGAGGGCGAAGCTGCAACAGATGAAAATCACGAGGGAGGGGAGAAGGCATCTAGTGAACTGAAGACTCTAAATGATTCTGAAACTCAGGGAGAAGATAAGAATTCCACCTCAGGAGGGCCGGAAGAGAACAACGAAGGGAAGGAACTTGAGGAGACAGCGAAGGACAACTCTGAAGAAAATCAGAACGGTTCAGGCTTGAATGTGACAGAGAGTGCAGTATTTAGCAAGGATGATTCTGCCATTTTGCTTCTTGGTGAAGGAAATAGTAATACCAGTCTGTTAGAGATggcagaaaattcaaatcagaCAACAAAGGCAACACAGTCTGATGAATTCAACGGCAAGTCTGAAGATTCTCCTGGAGGCAACTCAGAGTCAGATCCAATTTCCGACAATAGCCAAAATCAAAGTAAAACGGTTGAGAACACAGGTGAGAACAATGAAAACCCCGAAGAAACAACTAAAGGTGATAGTACAGAGCCAAACTTATCTCCTCCTGtaacaactgaaaatcaaaACCCTGCGACTGAAGAATCCACGGAATCAATGAACAATATTGAACCTGTTGTGGATGGACAAAGTGCAAACTCTAGCACAACTAACAACACAGGAGAGAACTCTGCAAATTctactgagaaagaaaataatagtACAGTTCAAAGCCAAAATTCTGATACTGGAAAAGAAACTGAAGAACAGCACAGATCATCAGGAGAGAATGCCAATGAAGTTTCTGGAGAAAATAATACAAGTGATTCCTCAACTCCTGCGTTCATAGCAGAGAAAGAAGTTTCTTCAAATCCAAATGACAGTTCTGATGTCAGCAATAAAGATGAAGCTAATTCAATCCCTCAAGATGCAAAACAGGCCGAGACAGATACGAACACTCTACAAGAGAGTGCAACGGAAGTAAATGATAATAAAGTTGCAGCTGAGAAGTGA
- the LOC108196878 gene encoding probable xyloglucan endotransglucosylase/hydrolase protein 6, which yields MATLRKPNGLILLFCVIVSCFFFQVWGRPATFLEDFMVTWSDSHIRQLEGGRAIQLVLDQNSGCGFASKKKYLFGRVSMKIKLVPGDSAGTVTAFYMNSDTDNIRDELDFEFLGNRTGQPYTVQTNVYAHGKGDREQRVNLWFDPAADFHTYSIMWNHGQVVFSVDDVPIRVYKNHEAKGIPFPKSQPMGVFSTLWEADDWATRGGLEKINWSKAPFYAYYKDFDIEGCPVPGPSFCATNAANWWEGASYKSLSAEQARRYSWVRMNHMIYDYCTDKSRYPVTPPECVAGI from the exons ATGGCCACATTGAGAAAACCTAATGGACTCATTCTCTTGTTTTGTGTAATTGTTTCTTGCTTCTTTTTTCAAGTATGGGGTCGGCCTGCTACTTTTTTGGAAGATTTTATGGTTACTTGGTCCGATAGTCATATCAGGCAGCTCGAAGGAGGGAGGGCCATTCAGCTTGTTCTCGACCAGAACTCAG GATGTGGATTTGCTTCCAAAAAGAAGTATTTGTTTGGACGTGTTAGCATGAAGATCAAGCTCGTTCCTGGGGACTCTGCTGGCACTGTCACGGCCTTCTAC ATGAACTCGGACACAGATAATATCCGCGATGAGCTGGATTTCGAGTTCTTGGGGAACCGGACAGGCCAGCCTTACACAGTGCAAACGAATGTGTATGCTCATGGAAAGGGAGATAGAGAACAAAGAGTCAATCTGTGGTTTGATCCAGCTGCAGATTTCCACACTTATTCCATCATGTGGAACCACGGTCAAGTCGT GTTCTCTGTGGATGATGTGCCAATCAGAGTATACAAGAACCACGAAGCAAAAGGCATCCCTTTCCCAAAATCACAACCAATGGGAGTATTTTCGACTTTATGGGAAGCCGACGACTGGGCCACCAGAGGAGGGCTAGAAAAAATAAACTGGAGCAAAGCACCATTTTATGCATACTACAAGGACTTTGACATAGAAGGGTGCCCTGTTCCTGGACCGAGCTTCTGCGCCACAAACGCGGCTAATTGGTGGGAGGGTGCATCCTACAAGTCTCTGAGTGCGGAGCAGGCCAGGAGATACAGTTGGGTTCGCATGAACCACATGATCTACGATTATTGCACCGATAAATCGCGCTACCCGGTTACCCCACCAGAGTGTGTTGCAGGAATTTAA
- the LOC108196013 gene encoding leucine-rich repeat receptor-like serine/threonine-protein kinase BAM1: protein MPFLLLLFSLLLTSHLHHSATAKPLPEYKALLSLKASISDDPQATLSSWNISTSHCTWAGVTCDSRRHVISLDISNLNLTGTLSSDIGYLKNLVNLTVAANQFSGPIPTNISLLTNLKLLNLSNNIFNDSFPTQICKTLQFLEILDLYNNNLTGDLPVDVYFLSNLRHLHLGGNFFSGTIPPEYGQFPFLEYLAVSGNELTGAIPPEIGNISSLQHLYIGYYNNYSGGLPPEIGNMSKLIRFDAANCGLSGEVPPEIGKLQNLDTLFLQVNELSGGLTAELGGLKNLKSMDLSNNMFTGEIPSTFANLKNLTLLNLFRNKLHGSIPDFIGDLPELEVLQLWENNFTGSIPQSLGKNSRLQILDLSSNKLTGMLPPLMCSGNKLETLITLGNFLFGPIPESLGECESLSRIRMGENYLNGSIPEGLLSLPQLSQVELQDNLLSGGFPETSSISATLGQISLSNNHLTGALPASIGNFSGVQKLLLDGNRFSGRIPAEIGKLQQLSKIDLSHNTFSGEIAKEISQCGLLTFVDLSRNELSGQIPTEITGMRILNYLNLSRNHLVGSIPAPIATMQSLTSVDFSYNNLSGLVPGTGQFSYFNYTSFLGNPKLCGPYLGPCKDIAANGTHQPHFKGPLSASMKLLLVIGLLVCSIAFAVAAIIKARSLKKASDARAWKLTAFQRLDFTCDDVLDSLKEDNIIGKGGAGIVYKGVMPNNEPVAVKRLPVMSRGSSHDHGFNAEIKTLGRIRHRHIVRLLGFCSNHETNLLVYEYMPNGSLGEMLHGKKGGHLHWDNRYKIAIEAAKGLCYLHHDCSPLILHRDVKSNNILLDSNFEAHVADFGLAKFLQDSGASECMSAIAGSYGYIAPEYAYTLKVDEKSDVYSFGVVLLELVSGKKPVGEFGDGVDIVQWVRMMTNGNKEGVLEILDKRLPSVPIHEVMHVFYVAMLCVEEQAVERPTMREVVQILTELPKPPNSKQGDANVTDSPPPAAASESPVMAVKDTKEQPQLPPQSPPSDLLSI, encoded by the exons ATGCCATTCCTTCTCCTCCTCTTCTCCCTCCTCTTAACCTCCCATCTCCACCACTCCGCCACCGCAAAGCCACTGCCGGAATACAAAGCCCTTCTCTCTCTAAAAGCCTCCATTTCAGACGACCCACAAGCCACTCTCTCATCCTGGAACATCTCCACTTCTCACTGCACTTGGGCAGGCGTCACTTGTGACTCCCGCCGCCACGTCATCTCTCTAGACATCTCCAACCTTAATCTAACAGGAACTCTTTCTTCAGACATCGGTTACCTTAAAAACCTAGTTAATCTCACCGTCGCCGCCAACCAGTTCTCCGGTCCCATTCCGACAAACATCTCACTTCTTACAAATCTCAAACTACTGAACCTCTCTAATAACATTTTCAACGACTCGTTTCCGACACAGATTTGTAAAACCCTCCAGTTCCTCGAAATCCTCGACTTGTATAACAACAACTTAACCGGTGATCTCCCAGTTGATGTTTACTTCTTGTCTAATCTCCGACATCTCCATCTCGGCGGGAACTTCTTTTCCGGCACCATCCCGCCGGAATATGGCCAGTTTCCGTTTCTCGAATACTTAGCCGTCTCGGGAAACGAGCTAACCGGCGCTATCCCGCCGGAAATCGGGAACATTTCTTCGCTCCAGCATCTATACATTGGCTACTACAACAACTACTCCGGCGGGCTCCCGCCGGAAATCGGAAACATGTCGAAACTCATCAGGTTTGATGCAGCCAACTGCGGGCTCTCCGGGGAGGTGCCGCCGGAGATCGGAAAGCTTCAGAACTTAGACACATTGTTTCTTCAAGTTAACGAGCTTTCCGGTGGCTTAACAGCTGAGCTTGGTGGCCTTAAAAATCTCAAGTCCATGGATCTATCGAATAATATGTTTACCGGTGAAATACCAAGCACATTTGCCAATTTAAAGAACCTGACGCTACTGAATTTGTTTCGAAACAAGCTTCACGGTTCGATCCCCGATTTTATAGGGGACTTGCCTGAACTGGAAGTGTTGCAGTTGTGGGAGAATAATTTTACGGGAAGTATACCGCAGAGCTTGGGGAAGAATTCGAGACTTCAGATTCTCGATTTGTCTTCGAATAAATTGACTGGAATGCTTCCACCGTTGATGTGTTCGGGGAATAAGTTGGAGACTCTGATTACTCTTGGGAACTTCTTGTTTGGTCCTATCCCGGAATCACTTGGGGAATGTGAGTCGTTGAGTCGGATTCGAATGGGGGAGAATTACCTCAATGGCTCTATTCCGGAAGGCCTTTTGAGTTTGCCTCAGCTTTCGCAAGTTGAGCTTCAGGATAATCTTTTGTCTGGTGGATTTCCGGAGACTAGTTCCATTTCTGCCACTCTTGGACAGATTAGTTTGTCGAATAATCATCTGACTGGGGCTTTGCCGGCTAGTATTGGGAACTTTTCGGGTGTTCAGAAGCTTTTGCTGGATGGTAACAGGTTTTCGGGGCGTATTCCTGCTGAGATTGGGAAGTTGCAGCAGTTATCGAAGATTGATTTGAGTCACAACACTTTCTCAGGGGAGATTGCTAAAGAAATCAGTCAGTGTGGTTTGTTGACGTTTGTTGATCTTAGTAGGAACGAGCTTTCGGGGCAAATACCGACTGAGATTACAGGTATGAGGATACTTAACTACTTGAATTTGTCGAGAAATCATTTAGTAGGAAGTATTCCAGCACCTATAGCTACAATGCAGAGCTTAACATCAGTTGATTTTTCGTATAATAATCTCTCTGGTTTAGTTCCTGGTACGGGTCAATTTAGCTACTTTAATTACACTTCATTCCTTGGTAATCCTAAGCTTTGCGGTCCTTATTTGGGACCTTGCAAAGATATAGCTGCTAATGGAACACATCAGCCTCATTTCAAGGGTCCGCTCTCGGCTTCAATGAAGCTTTTACTGGTTATTGGACTGCTTGTTTGCTCTATTGCATTTGCTGTCGCAGCTATTATCAAAGCTAGATCACTAAAGAAAGCAAGTGATGCTCGTGCGTGGAAGCTCACTGCTTTCCAGCGCTTGGACTTCACATGTGATGATGTTCTTGATAGCCTGAAGGAGGATAATATTATAGGGAAAGGCGGGGCTGGTATTGTTTACAAGGGTGTCATGCCGAACAATGAACCTGTTGCTGTGAAAAGGTTGCCTGTGATGAGTCGGGGATCATCCCATGATCATGGTTTTAATGCCGAGATAAAGACTCTTGGGAGGATTAGACACAGGCACATTGTTAGGTTGCTAGGTTTCTGTTCAAACCATGAGACCAATCTATTGGTTTACGAGTATATGCCAAATGGCAGTCTAGGGGAAATGCTTCATGGCAAGAAAGGAGGGCATTTACATTGGGATAACAGGTATAAGATTGCAATTGAGGCTGCAAAGGGCCTTTGTTATCTTCATCATGATTGCTCACCACTCATTCTGCATCGTGATGTGAAATCAAACAACATTCTGTTGGACTCCAACTTTGAAGCTCATGTAGCAGATTTTGGCCTTGCCAAGTTTTTGCAAGATTCGGGTGCCTCGGAGTGCATGTCTGCCATTGCTGGTTCATATGGATATATTGCACCAG AATATGCCTACACACTCAAGGTTGATGAGAAGAGTGATGTTTATAGCTTTGGTGTGGTTCTCTTAGAACTTGTTAGTGGCAAAAAACCAGTTGGGGAGTTCGGAGACGGTGTAGACATTGTCCAATGGGTGCGAATGATGACCAACGGGAACAAGGAAGGAGTACTCGAGATCCTGGATAAGAGGCTTCCCTCAGTCCCCATTCATGAAGTGATGCATGTATTTTATGTGGCAATGCTGTGTGTCGAAGAGCAGGCTGTGGAACGTCCAACAATGCGTGAAGTTGTTCAAATCCTAACAGAGCTCCCAAAGCCACCCAATTCAAAGCAGGGAGATGCCAACGTAACCGACTCCCCCCCTCCAGCAGCTGCCTCAGAGTCTCCAGTCATGGCCGTTAAAGACACCAAAGAACAACCTCAGCTACCACCGCAATCACCACCATCTGACCTTCTCAGCATATAA
- the LOC108193988 gene encoding cytochrome c oxidase subunit 6a, mitochondrial: protein MASSMVRSSVLAALRRAPKKSPAAPKRSFSSSAGHDDAYETAKWEKITYAGIVGCTILAVVNLSKGHPHSEEPPAYPYLHIRNKEFPWGPDGLFEVKHH, encoded by the exons ATGGCGTCGTCGATGGTAAGATCTAGCGTGTTGGCGGCTCTACGGCGGGCTCCGAAGAAATCTCCGGCTGCTCCAAAGAGGAGCTTTTCTTCATCTGCTGGCCACGATGATGCTT ATGAGACAGCAAAGTGGGAGAAAATCACCTATGCTGGCATTGTGGGTTGTACTATTTTAGCTGTTGTTAATCTTTCGAAGGGTCATCCCCACAGTGAAGAGCCCCCG GCTTACCCGTACTTGCACATCCGCAACAAGGAGTTTCCATGGG GTCCTGATGGCCTTTTCGAGGTTAAGCATCACTGA